From the Methanobacterium spitsbergense genome, one window contains:
- a CDS encoding zinc finger domain-containing protein — MEKIECTSCKQEISPVENYVKFPCPECEKMLYRCQKCRTFGHLYKCECGFKGP; from the coding sequence ATGGAGAAAATAGAATGCACATCCTGTAAACAGGAAATATCACCAGTGGAAAACTATGTTAAGTTTCCATGCCCAGAATGCGAGAAAATGCTCTACAGATGCCAGAAATGCAGAACATTCGGACATTTATACAAATGTGAATGTGGCTTTAAAGGACCATAA
- the cdhA gene encoding CO dehydrogenase/acetyl-CoA synthase complex subunit alpha, producing MAPKPKEFKDDFWKTKDFKISIGDIIQKEGTESTDEPLVPMGPTQKPNVTDLRSWDMKLLERYEPFYAPLCDMCCLCTYGKCDLLGKKGACGIDAAAQQARTVLLACCIGSAAHSGHARHLLEYLIDKKGKDFPIDMGTGIDIEAPIMRTLIGKTPKKLGDLKEALDYLEEQMVHLLSACHTGQEGSSIDFESKALHAGLMDNLGKEIGDLAQIVALDMPKGDAEAPLVELGIGTIDREKPVILCIGHNVAPGAGIMDYLEEQNLEEDLEVCGICCAAIDITRYNKNAKIVGPISKQLKFIRSGVADVIIVDEQCIRTDVLEEAKKNNAVVIATTDKMCLGLPNKTDEDSDKIVSELVNNQIEGALILDPDKVGEVAAKVAMKTSEGRSKVKVLPDLDEVVELAKECTECEWCDRVCPNSIPMMDAVMAASKGDLSQMQRLYDNDICYSCGRCEQECPRDIPIISMMAKIGEINLQDQKYNIRAGRGPVQDVEVRRVGAPIVLGDIPGVIAFVGCTNYPDGGEEVAKMAEEFLERNYIVVTTGCGAMTLGEYKDEEGKTLYERYSGSFEAKGLVNMGSCVSNAHIPGVAIKIANIFAKKPLEGNFEEIADYILNRVGACGVAWGAYSQKAAAIATGVNRWGIPVVVGPHASKYRRLFLGRTDKEESWQVNDLRNGEIVNGEPAPEHLLYAAETIGEATVMTAKLCLRPNDTSKGRQLKLNHYIDLHKKYFGTIPEDIYKFVRVQKDIPITYKRDIMKILDEKNWKPRKLPQEPSLMDMKGD from the coding sequence ATGGCACCTAAACCTAAGGAATTCAAGGACGATTTTTGGAAAACAAAGGATTTCAAGATATCAATAGGAGATATAATCCAGAAAGAGGGAACTGAAAGTACTGATGAACCATTGGTGCCTATGGGTCCTACTCAAAAACCGAATGTAACAGATTTAAGATCTTGGGACATGAAGTTACTGGAGAGATACGAGCCATTCTACGCTCCACTCTGCGATATGTGTTGTTTATGCACGTATGGTAAATGTGACCTACTCGGGAAAAAAGGAGCGTGTGGTATTGATGCTGCCGCACAGCAAGCAAGAACAGTACTTCTTGCATGTTGCATTGGATCAGCAGCCCATTCAGGACACGCTAGACATCTCCTGGAATATCTCATTGATAAAAAAGGCAAAGACTTCCCAATAGATATGGGGACGGGCATAGATATTGAAGCCCCAATTATGAGGACATTAATAGGTAAAACACCTAAAAAATTAGGAGATTTAAAAGAAGCTTTAGATTATCTTGAAGAACAGATGGTTCACCTCCTTTCAGCTTGTCATACTGGGCAAGAAGGTAGTAGTATTGATTTTGAATCAAAAGCACTTCACGCAGGCTTAATGGATAATCTTGGAAAAGAAATAGGAGATTTGGCACAGATAGTTGCTCTTGACATGCCAAAAGGTGATGCTGAAGCACCACTGGTGGAACTTGGAATAGGAACAATTGACAGGGAAAAACCAGTGATTCTATGCATAGGACATAATGTTGCCCCTGGAGCAGGCATAATGGACTACTTGGAGGAGCAGAATCTTGAAGAAGATTTAGAGGTTTGTGGTATATGTTGTGCTGCAATAGATATAACCCGTTATAATAAAAATGCAAAAATTGTGGGTCCCATTTCAAAACAACTTAAATTCATACGAAGTGGTGTTGCTGATGTTATAATTGTTGATGAACAATGTATACGAACGGATGTGCTTGAAGAAGCCAAGAAAAATAATGCAGTGGTAATTGCAACCACTGATAAGATGTGTCTTGGACTTCCTAATAAAACAGATGAAGACTCTGATAAAATCGTATCAGAACTTGTCAACAACCAAATCGAAGGTGCATTGATATTAGACCCTGATAAAGTTGGGGAAGTAGCTGCTAAAGTTGCAATGAAAACATCAGAGGGACGTTCTAAAGTTAAAGTACTTCCAGATTTAGATGAAGTTGTTGAACTGGCAAAAGAATGTACAGAATGTGAATGGTGTGATCGTGTATGTCCAAATAGCATACCCATGATGGATGCTGTAATGGCTGCTAGTAAGGGAGATCTCTCCCAGATGCAGAGACTTTACGACAATGACATCTGTTATTCCTGTGGAAGATGCGAACAAGAATGTCCAAGGGACATACCAATCATATCCATGATGGCTAAAATAGGTGAAATAAACCTCCAAGACCAGAAATATAACATAAGGGCAGGCAGAGGGCCTGTTCAAGATGTTGAAGTCAGAAGGGTTGGTGCACCTATTGTTTTGGGAGACATTCCTGGAGTTATAGCATTTGTCGGCTGCACTAACTACCCTGATGGTGGAGAAGAAGTAGCTAAAATGGCTGAAGAGTTCCTTGAAAGGAATTATATAGTAGTCACAACTGGCTGTGGAGCAATGACGCTTGGGGAATACAAGGATGAAGAAGGAAAAACTCTATACGAGCGTTATAGTGGATCTTTTGAAGCAAAAGGACTTGTAAACATGGGGTCATGTGTTTCAAATGCACATATCCCTGGCGTGGCTATTAAAATCGCTAATATATTTGCTAAAAAGCCTTTAGAAGGTAATTTTGAGGAAATAGCAGATTATATACTTAACAGGGTGGGAGCATGCGGTGTTGCGTGGGGAGCATATTCTCAGAAAGCGGCTGCAATTGCAACTGGTGTAAACAGATGGGGAATACCTGTAGTTGTAGGTCCTCATGCTTCTAAATATAGGCGTTTATTCTTAGGAAGGACAGACAAAGAGGAATCATGGCAGGTCAACGATCTAAGAAATGGAGAAATTGTAAATGGGGAACCTGCACCTGAACATCTTCTTTATGCGGCCGAAACTATTGGAGAAGCAACTGTAATGACTGCTAAATTATGTTTAAGACCAAACGATACTTCAAAGGGTCGTCAGTTAAAGCTTAACCATTACATAGATCTTCACAAGAAGTACTTTGGAACAATACCCGAAGATATTTACAAGTTCGTAAGGGTTCAAAAGGATATTCCAATCACCTATAAAAGGGATATTATGAAAATATTAGATGAAAAAAATTGGAAACCTAGAAAATTACCTCAAGAACCTTCTTTAATGGATATGAAAGGTGATTAG
- the cdhB gene encoding CO dehydrogenase/acetyl-CoA synthase complex subunit epsilon has product MNERVIPWQPTVIAGPKQALMVTPETAKMMVKKAKRPLLVLGPLAKEEPLVTHSIEIAEKWDLPIVTTADTFKIYLDKRVETKAYGIVEIINLLKDPEWEGLKGEGQHDLVIFIGGIYYMASQGLSTLKHFAPHLKTLTLCKYFHSNADASFPNMKDKEWSIYLEKMKTD; this is encoded by the coding sequence ATGAATGAAAGAGTTATTCCATGGCAGCCAACTGTTATAGCAGGACCCAAACAGGCACTTATGGTGACACCTGAAACTGCTAAGATGATGGTTAAAAAAGCAAAAAGGCCGTTATTAGTATTAGGACCACTTGCAAAAGAGGAACCTCTTGTTACTCATTCAATTGAAATAGCTGAAAAATGGGATCTGCCAATTGTAACCACCGCAGATACCTTCAAGATTTATCTTGACAAAAGAGTAGAAACAAAGGCATATGGAATTGTTGAAATTATTAACCTCTTAAAAGACCCTGAATGGGAAGGTTTGAAAGGTGAAGGACAACATGATTTGGTTATATTCATTGGAGGCATATATTACATGGCTTCACAGGGTCTTTCAACTCTAAAGCACTTTGCACCACATCTTAAGACCCTTACACTTTGTAAATATTTCCACTCAAATGCAGATGCATCATTCCCTAATATGAAGGATAAAGAATGGTCAATATACCTAGAAAAAATGAAAACAGACTAA
- a CDS encoding response regulator, with product MNNTKILIVEDESIVAKDLKQRLENMGYFVLGIVSNGKDAISKSNEMQPNIILMDIILKGDLDGIKTAQILRKLHDIPFIYLTAYYDDEILERASMTNPYGYITKPFDDIGLYTSIQMALYKFEREKKLKNNSKLLKFIKRTIKKIKNIAA from the coding sequence ATGAATAATACAAAAATTTTAATTGTAGAAGATGAATCCATAGTTGCTAAAGATTTAAAGCAACGATTAGAAAATATGGGTTATTTTGTACTTGGAATTGTATCTAATGGAAAAGATGCAATATCAAAATCAAATGAAATGCAACCTAATATAATATTAATGGATATTATATTAAAAGGGGATTTAGATGGAATAAAAACAGCCCAGATATTAAGAAAACTCCATGATATACCTTTTATATATCTTACAGCCTATTATGATGATGAGATATTAGAAAGAGCATCAATGACAAACCCATATGGTTATATAACAAAACCATTCGATGATATTGGGTTATATACTTCCATACAGATGGCATTATACAAATTTGAAAGGGAGAAAAAATTGAAAAACAATTCTAAACTCTTGAAATTCATAAAAAGAACTATAAAAAAAATAAAAAATATTGCAGCATGA
- a CDS encoding elongation factor 1-beta produces MGEVVATIKLMPESPEIDLAKVKAGIKNSIPENTELHSIEEEPIAFGLVALNVTVVVDDAEGGTEKIEENLSKLEDVASIEVVDVRRLM; encoded by the coding sequence ATGGGAGAAGTTGTAGCAACAATCAAGTTAATGCCAGAAAGTCCTGAAATTGATCTGGCTAAAGTTAAGGCAGGAATAAAAAATTCAATACCTGAAAATACAGAACTGCATAGCATTGAAGAAGAACCAATAGCATTTGGGCTTGTTGCCCTTAATGTGACGGTTGTTGTGGATGATGCAGAAGGTGGCACCGAAAAGATAGAAGAAAACCTATCTAAACTCGAAGATGTAGCTAGTATTGAAGTTGTTGATGTAAGAAGGTTAATGTAA
- a CDS encoding tripartite tricarboxylate transporter permease produces the protein MFDILLACLIGVICGAITGIIPGIHVNTVGAFIFASSTFLLESFSPTFLAVFLLSMSISHSMIDFLPSIFLGVPEEGTVLSILPGHYFMLHGRGREAIRLVTIGGFGSLIVTVILLPLFVMCLPPLYGILKPYIYIILILAVVFMIIRLNRDTYSMAWSIFLFIFSGIMGWIMLNTPISSNVSLLTMFTGLFGISTLIYSLSKNSMVPVQDILLGLKVNKKVIRGIIAGGIAGSILGFLPGMGPAQGSILAQELSGGGDMGNNREGFLVAISGVNVSDALFSLMAIYLIGNPRSGIAVFIDKMIENFDVNYLLLFVFVSLTAVAISTFFCLKLGDMLIKHINRINYSKLSKLVITFMSVLVFFFAFIEHTNLLYILLVYITSISLGLIPHYIGVNKSNLMGVLIVPAIIIYAGL, from the coding sequence ATTTTTGATATATTATTAGCATGTTTGATTGGTGTTATATGTGGTGCAATAACTGGTATCATTCCAGGGATTCATGTTAACACAGTTGGTGCCTTTATTTTTGCTTCATCAACTTTTCTATTAGAATCATTTTCACCGACATTTCTTGCTGTGTTCTTACTTTCAATGTCAATTTCACATTCAATGATAGATTTTTTACCTTCTATTTTTTTGGGTGTGCCTGAAGAGGGTACTGTTCTATCAATTTTACCTGGTCATTATTTTATGCTACATGGAAGGGGTAGAGAAGCAATAAGGTTAGTGACTATTGGAGGATTTGGTTCGTTGATTGTTACAGTAATTTTACTACCTCTCTTTGTAATGTGTTTACCTCCACTTTATGGCATATTAAAACCTTATATCTATATAATTCTAATATTAGCCGTAGTTTTCATGATAATACGGCTTAATAGAGATACATATTCAATGGCATGGTCAATATTTTTATTTATTTTTTCAGGAATTATGGGATGGATAATGCTGAACACACCCATATCCTCTAATGTTTCTCTTCTAACAATGTTTACAGGACTTTTTGGGATTAGTACTTTAATTTATAGTCTATCAAAGAACTCCATGGTGCCGGTTCAAGACATTTTATTAGGTTTAAAAGTAAATAAAAAAGTTATTAGGGGAATAATTGCTGGAGGAATAGCCGGTAGTATTCTTGGATTTTTACCAGGAATGGGACCAGCTCAGGGAAGTATTTTGGCACAAGAATTAAGTGGTGGAGGGGATATGGGAAATAATCGAGAGGGGTTTTTGGTAGCAATTAGTGGAGTGAATGTATCCGATGCGTTATTTTCGCTCATGGCAATATATTTAATTGGAAATCCAAGAAGTGGTATCGCAGTATTTATTGATAAAATGATCGAGAATTTTGACGTGAACTACCTCCTCTTATTTGTATTTGTTTCTCTCACTGCAGTAGCAATATCAACCTTCTTCTGTTTAAAGCTGGGAGATATGTTAATAAAACATATAAATCGAATAAACTATAGCAAACTTTCAAAACTAGTTATTACTTTTATGAGCGTATTAGTATTTTTTTTCGCATTTATTGAACATACAAATCTTTTGTATATATTACTTGTTTATATCACTTCAATTTCTCTGGGTTTAATACCACATTATATTGGAGTTAACAAATCTAATCTAATGGGAGTTCTAATTGTTCCAGCGATTATTATTTATGCTGGTTTATAA
- a CDS encoding 50S ribosomal protein L11 methyltransferase, whose protein sequence is MNMDCVCGAGCVKDSATILKQIKNKYPACVHCKNPKLKKFKPLKDQIEFKRLNENFGLCICGKRHLDVVMAHILKIMIQEGIRDENSTLRNTCTPLITPAYPTKSPPYLMENSMVILTDKITKNCADKIINEIPEVKGILYGDIRETVGLKDSDSKPNVYKLLAGCDMRCDVVFTPYGELCIYRNQAEIHVEFSKPVSPKVEILKTFLDKYKNPSILDCTCGPGTLGITCLKAGAKRVVFNDIWYPAIKMTLLNLQVNGYDTDSFDVNTGLIGSGENFQVYCQDIKKLEESLQEKFDICIIDTFPGVDTENFINSVKGFCKEVIVIS, encoded by the coding sequence ATGAACATGGACTGCGTATGTGGAGCTGGGTGTGTCAAAGATTCCGCAACTATATTAAAACAAATTAAGAATAAATACCCCGCTTGTGTACATTGTAAAAATCCAAAGCTTAAAAAATTCAAACCACTTAAAGATCAAATAGAATTTAAACGATTGAATGAAAATTTTGGATTGTGTATTTGTGGAAAAAGACATTTAGATGTTGTTATGGCACATATACTAAAAATCATGATTCAAGAGGGCATAAGAGATGAAAACTCCACTTTAAGAAATACATGCACACCATTAATAACTCCAGCATATCCAACAAAATCCCCACCTTATCTTATGGAAAATTCAATGGTCATATTAACAGATAAAATAACAAAAAATTGTGCTGATAAAATAATAAATGAAATACCCGAAGTGAAAGGTATTTTATATGGAGATATACGGGAAACAGTTGGATTAAAAGATTCAGATTCTAAGCCTAATGTCTATAAACTCCTTGCAGGGTGTGATATGAGATGTGATGTGGTTTTTACACCATATGGAGAATTATGTATCTATCGAAACCAAGCTGAAATTCATGTTGAGTTTTCTAAACCAGTATCCCCCAAAGTTGAGATATTAAAAACGTTCTTAGACAAATATAAAAACCCAAGCATTCTTGATTGTACTTGTGGTCCTGGAACTCTTGGAATAACATGTTTAAAAGCAGGTGCAAAAAGAGTTGTATTTAATGATATTTGGTATCCTGCAATAAAAATGACTCTACTGAATCTCCAAGTAAATGGATATGATACTGATTCTTTTGATGTTAATACAGGTTTAATAGGATCAGGTGAAAATTTCCAAGTTTACTGTCAAGATATTAAGAAATTAGAAGAATCACTCCAAGAGAAGTTTGATATATGTATTATTGATACATTTCCTGGTGTTGATACTGAAAATTTCATTAATTCTGTAAAAGGATTTTGTAAAGAGGTTATTGTGATTAGTTAA
- a CDS encoding type II secretion system F family protein, whose amino-acid sequence MVFEGLKNFFNRIGGMTVDSTKKVGEGVSVPVDKLSQIRTRTGKVGQGLKRTSSSKSTVKRTSPRVIEKMRMDKDEIEIFKELIDKKYDRGLKPAKKGKVKKDVYQKASLEELLKEDEKQGLEPRMIIVMGGISFVVVFMLMIILGFGIVIGAVFGLVILMMSVVLVYLPNIKKGSRSNEASRELPFALRQMATELRAGIGMHDSMRSVALSGYGALSEEFARALEEIKYGETTEKALVDMSDRINSEGLRRAVYQITRTLSSGGDLAKTLNVIAEDTAYELRMKLKDYAQKLNSFTMIYMFIAILAPVITMIMLIAASTVMGALIPPILLIIMYLFLFPMIVGFLAFMIKRLEPQV is encoded by the coding sequence ATGGTTTTTGAAGGTCTCAAAAATTTCTTCAATAGAATAGGTGGAATGACCGTAGATTCAACTAAGAAGGTTGGCGAAGGAGTATCTGTACCAGTTGATAAACTGAGTCAAATTAGAACCAGAACCGGCAAAGTTGGTCAAGGATTAAAAAGGACATCATCTAGTAAAAGTACTGTTAAAAGAACATCACCTCGTGTCATAGAAAAAATGCGTATGGACAAGGATGAAATAGAGATTTTCAAGGAATTAATTGATAAAAAATATGATAGGGGTTTGAAACCGGCCAAGAAAGGGAAGGTTAAAAAAGATGTTTATCAAAAGGCATCTCTAGAAGAACTTCTAAAAGAGGATGAGAAACAGGGCCTAGAACCAAGAATGATCATTGTAATGGGTGGAATTTCATTTGTTGTTGTGTTCATGCTCATGATCATACTGGGATTTGGAATAGTTATTGGTGCAGTTTTTGGATTAGTAATCCTCATGATGTCTGTAGTTCTTGTTTACTTGCCCAACATCAAAAAGGGGTCACGTTCAAATGAGGCATCAAGAGAATTACCATTTGCATTGAGACAAATGGCGACAGAACTTCGTGCAGGTATAGGAATGCACGATAGTATGAGGTCTGTTGCTCTATCAGGTTATGGGGCTCTTTCAGAAGAATTTGCAAGGGCGCTTGAAGAAATAAAATATGGTGAAACAACTGAAAAAGCGTTAGTTGACATGAGCGACAGGATAAATTCTGAAGGACTTCGAAGGGCTGTTTATCAGATAACAAGAACGCTTTCAAGCGGAGGAGATCTTGCAAAAACACTTAACGTTATTGCAGAGGATACTGCTTATGAATTAAGGATGAAATTAAAGGATTATGCCCAGAAACTAAATTCATTCACAATGATATACATGTTTATTGCAATTCTTGCTCCAGTTATAACAATGATCATGTTAATAGCAGCTTCAACTGTAATGGGGGCTTTAATACCTCCTATACTACTTATTATAATGTATTTGTTCCTATTTCCGATGATTGTTGGTTTCTTGGCTTTCATGATTAAGAGATTGGAACCACAAGTATAA
- the cdhC gene encoding CO dehydrogenase/CO-methylating acetyl-CoA synthase complex subunit beta, whose product MFEDIPVDVSPMYEGERIRSANMFVELAGPKSIGAELVQVREEVENGKVEVIGPNLSEMKEGEIYPFGILIEIKGEKLEKELEGVIERRTHELCNYIKGFMHLNQRDQIWCRVSKEANDAGFELEHLGKSLSILFKEEFPIIEEISVTLYTDKKEVEAFLENTSKQYEERDARARELSDEDVDVFYGCVMCQSFAPTHTCIVTPDRTALCGAINWFDCRAAAKMDPDGPIFEIDKGEVLDEIRGEYANVNTVMADKSQGTVDRVYLHSVFGYPHTSCGCFEAVAFYIPELDGVGIVDRDFKGETPLGIPFSAMAGQCSGGKQVEGFAGLSLEYMRSPKFLQADGGYERIIWLPKAIKDSLIDFIPEDLADKIPTEEDANSIKEIRKFLRENNHPIMERLKEAKAKTAEESGSVEEESSTEMDAMPEMEVEGVPMTQVAYAPELTVPSASGGVKIIFRNAKIYAEKVIIKRK is encoded by the coding sequence ATGTTTGAGGATATACCTGTTGATGTCAGCCCAATGTACGAGGGAGAAAGGATAAGATCGGCGAACATGTTCGTTGAACTTGCAGGCCCTAAATCCATAGGGGCAGAACTGGTTCAAGTAAGAGAAGAAGTTGAAAACGGGAAAGTAGAGGTGATAGGCCCTAATCTCAGCGAGATGAAGGAAGGAGAAATATATCCATTCGGTATTCTCATCGAGATAAAGGGAGAAAAACTCGAAAAGGAACTTGAAGGAGTTATAGAACGTAGAACGCATGAACTTTGTAATTATATAAAAGGATTCATGCATCTAAATCAGCGCGATCAAATATGGTGTCGTGTGAGTAAAGAAGCTAATGATGCCGGTTTTGAACTGGAACATCTTGGAAAATCTCTTTCTATACTCTTTAAAGAAGAATTTCCAATAATTGAGGAAATATCCGTCACATTATACACTGATAAAAAAGAAGTTGAAGCTTTCCTTGAAAATACAAGTAAACAATATGAAGAAAGAGATGCAAGGGCTCGAGAACTTTCAGACGAGGATGTAGATGTATTTTACGGTTGTGTTATGTGTCAATCATTTGCACCAACACATACATGTATTGTAACACCAGATAGAACAGCACTTTGCGGAGCAATTAACTGGTTTGACTGCAGAGCAGCTGCTAAAATGGATCCTGATGGTCCAATATTCGAAATTGATAAAGGAGAAGTATTAGACGAAATTAGGGGAGAATATGCCAATGTGAACACTGTAATGGCAGACAAATCTCAAGGAACAGTTGACAGAGTTTATCTACACAGTGTATTTGGATACCCCCATACTTCCTGTGGATGTTTTGAAGCGGTTGCATTTTACATACCTGAACTCGATGGCGTAGGAATTGTAGACAGGGACTTTAAAGGAGAAACACCTCTTGGAATTCCATTTTCTGCAATGGCAGGACAATGTTCTGGAGGAAAGCAAGTTGAAGGATTTGCTGGTTTAAGTTTGGAATACATGAGGTCACCAAAGTTTTTACAAGCAGATGGTGGTTATGAAAGGATTATTTGGCTTCCTAAAGCAATTAAAGATTCTCTTATAGATTTCATACCAGAAGATCTGGCTGATAAAATACCAACCGAAGAAGATGCAAATAGTATTAAAGAGATCAGAAAGTTCCTTAGAGAAAATAACCATCCTATCATGGAAAGGTTGAAAGAAGCTAAAGCAAAAACTGCAGAAGAATCTGGTTCAGTTGAAGAAGAATCTTCTACAGAAATGGACGCTATGCCTGAAATGGAAGTTGAAGGAGTACCTATG
- a CDS encoding CpaF family protein, which produces MKDKRKEILRDLLGEFAGDDESKNDSNDIFKQSNEEKEEPIHKARDKSEDSAFNLDKVMKRPSKRSKSVKKVSDVLKAEIIEEGLIPTYNVSLPKFSENERLIFNEVREKLVEVAVAQGEDFRIDEGSFIGEVKEFLRSKGVRDVDRLATQISQEMLGYGQLDPMIKDDDLEEIMVIGVNRNVFVYHRKIGMMITNVIFDDDSDIKAIIDVIARQVNRRIDQQTPILDARLPDGSRVNATIPPVSADGATLTIRKFRKDPLTIVDLINFKTLSSHLAGFLWVCTDGLGVKPCNAIIAGGTGSGKTTTLNAVTAFTPPRERIITIEDTLELQLPHTHVLRMETRPPNIEGKGELTMDTLVKNSLRQRPDRVIVGEVRGGEAVTLFTALNTGHSGMGTVHSNTARETVTRLVNPPMNVPTIMIPALDFIIMQNRMYRPEGGSIRRVTEVAEIVGMEEGNVQLNRVFEWNNVSDKVEYVGIASQTLRDIAELRGIGITDIEEEIEKRRLLLEYLADNNLRSIEEVGNYINNYYRDPDEILEKIL; this is translated from the coding sequence ATGAAAGATAAACGTAAAGAAATCCTCAGAGATCTTCTTGGGGAATTTGCTGGTGATGATGAGTCCAAAAACGACTCAAATGACATATTTAAGCAGAGTAATGAAGAAAAAGAAGAGCCGATACATAAGGCACGGGATAAAAGTGAAGATTCGGCATTTAATTTAGATAAAGTCATGAAACGGCCTTCTAAACGTTCAAAATCTGTAAAAAAAGTTTCGGATGTTTTAAAGGCAGAAATTATAGAAGAAGGTTTAATACCGACTTATAATGTGAGTCTTCCTAAGTTTTCTGAAAATGAACGATTGATATTCAACGAAGTTCGTGAAAAACTAGTTGAGGTAGCAGTGGCTCAAGGTGAAGATTTCCGAATAGATGAAGGAAGTTTTATAGGGGAAGTAAAGGAATTTTTAAGGTCTAAAGGCGTGAGGGATGTTGACAGACTGGCAACCCAAATATCACAGGAAATGCTTGGTTATGGTCAGCTAGATCCAATGATAAAGGATGACGACCTCGAAGAGATAATGGTGATAGGTGTAAATAGAAATGTGTTTGTTTACCACCGAAAGATAGGTATGATGATTACGAATGTTATTTTTGATGATGATTCAGATATCAAGGCAATAATTGATGTTATTGCTAGGCAAGTTAACCGTAGAATAGATCAACAAACGCCTATACTTGATGCTAGGCTCCCTGATGGTTCAAGGGTAAACGCAACAATACCTCCTGTTTCTGCAGATGGTGCAACATTAACTATTAGGAAATTCAGGAAAGACCCATTAACAATTGTTGATTTGATCAATTTCAAAACTTTATCCTCTCATCTGGCTGGTTTTTTATGGGTTTGCACGGATGGACTTGGTGTTAAACCTTGTAATGCTATAATTGCTGGAGGAACTGGTTCAGGTAAAACAACTACTTTAAATGCAGTTACAGCTTTCACACCTCCAAGAGAACGTATAATAACAATTGAGGATACTTTAGAGCTTCAACTTCCTCATACTCATGTTTTGAGAATGGAAACCCGTCCACCTAATATTGAAGGGAAGGGGGAATTAACAATGGATACTCTTGTTAAAAATTCATTGAGACAGAGACCAGATAGGGTAATAGTTGGTGAAGTGAGGGGTGGTGAAGCTGTAACTCTTTTTACAGCATTGAATACAGGACACTCAGGTATGGGAACTGTTCACTCAAACACTGCGAGGGAAACTGTTACAAGATTGGTAAACCCTCCAATGAATGTACCAACTATCATGATTCCTGCCCTTGATTTTATTATAATGCAAAACAGGATGTACAGACCTGAAGGCGGCTCAATCAGACGTGTAACTGAGGTAGCAGAAATAGTGGGAATGGAAGAGGGCAATGTTCAGTTAAATAGAGTTTTTGAATGGAATAATGTTTCTGATAAGGTGGAATATGTTGGAATAGCAAGCCAAACCCTGCGAGACATAGCTGAACTTAGGGGAATAGGAATTACTGATATCGAAGAAGAGATCGAAAAAAGGAGACTTTTACTGGAGTATCTAGCAGATAACAACTTAAGATCCATAGAAGAAGTTGGAAATTATATTAACAATTATTATAGAGATCCTGATGAGATTCTCGAAAAGATATTATAA